Proteins encoded by one window of Zerene cesonia ecotype Mississippi chromosome 8, Zerene_cesonia_1.1, whole genome shotgun sequence:
- the LOC119828444 gene encoding NADH-quinone oxidoreductase subunit B-like yields MPKITVAAITCFLRNQQYTLSQVLRTYCNPPQGESGGQGKAIVTPPKKKYHVIPHGDRSYKVGENRRYSPFHYPSQSKVEWVVARLDDILNWGRKGSLWPLTFGLACCALEMMHYAASRYDMDRYGMVFRGTPRQTDVIIVAGTVTNKMAPILRKTFDQMPDPKFVVSMGSCANGGGYYHYTYSTVRGCDRIIPVDIYVLGCPPTAEALLYAMLVLQKKVKRMRMCQSWYRQ; encoded by the exons ATGCCCAAAATAACCGTAGCGG caataacatgttttttaaGGAACCAACAGTACACTCTCTCACAAGTGTTACGAACGTACTGCAATCCTCCGCAAGGCGAGTCAGGCGGGCAGGGAAAAGCTATCGTCACTCCGCCAAAGAAAAAGTACCACGTCATCCCGCATGGAGACAGATCTTATAAAGTTGGCGAAAATAGACGATACTCGCCTTTTCACTATCCCAGTCAg tcCAAAGTTGAATGGGTGGTGGCTCGATTGGATGATATATTGAACTGGGGCAGAAAGGGCTCCCTCTGGCCGCTGACCTTCGGTCTGGCTTGTTGCGCTTTGGAAATGATGCACTATGCTGCTTCCAG ATACGATATGGACCGCTACGGCATGGTGTTCCGCGGCACGCCCCGGCAGACTGACGTCATCATCGTCGCCGGCACCGTCACCAACAAGATGGCGCCGATCCTCCGCAAGACGTTCGACCAGATGCCCGATCCGAAATTCGTGGTGTCGATGGGCAGCTGCGCGAACGGCGGGGGTTATTACCACTACACGTATTCGACTGTACGCGGCTGTGATAGAATTATACCg gtgGACATCTACGTGCTCGGCTGTCCCCCCACAGCAGAAGCCCTGCTATACGCCATGCTAGTTCTACAGAAGAAAGTCAAACGCATGCGAATGTGCCAGAGCTGGTAcagacaataa